One Trachemys scripta elegans isolate TJP31775 chromosome 4, CAS_Tse_1.0, whole genome shotgun sequence genomic region harbors:
- the GPR61 gene encoding G-protein coupled receptor 61: MEPSLPTQWVWNSSRPGRLLHMSQSTMHPNSTLDTKTRDVASESIGLFFMLLIDLTAIVGNVAVMTVIIKTPALRKFVFVFHLCLVDLLAALTLMPLAMLSSSAFFNSTIFGEAMCRVYLFLSVCFISMCILSISAINVERYYYVVHPMRYEVKMTVGLVVCVLVGVWIKAVVMSVIPVLGWLSLDRFSTSPAYSGRSCSLQWSQSSYCKFFVVFFAIFYFLLPVLIILVVYCSMFKVARVAAMHHGPLPTWMDTPRQRSESLSSRSTMVTSSGAPRTTPQRMFGGGKAAIILLAVGGQFLFCWMPYFSFHLYSALSSQSFPGRQVESVVTWIGYFCFTSNPFFYGCLNRQIRGELSRHLTCFFKQPPEEDLRLPSREGSIEENFLQFLQGTGCNTESRNVLAHPSPKREPPGIDFRIPGQIAEETSEFLDQHIMVSDSYIQAVPKPEL, encoded by the coding sequence ATGGAGCCTTCACTCCCTACACAGTGGGTGTGGAATTCCTCCAGGCCTGGAAGACTGCTCCATATGTCCCAGAGCACCATGCATCCCAATTCCACCCTAGACACCAAGACCAGGGACGTGGCCTCAGAATCCATTGGGCTCTTCTTCATGCTCTTGATTGACCTGACGGCCATTGTAGGCAATGTGGCCGTGATGACCGTCATCATCAAGACACCAGCACTGAGGAAGTTTGTCTTTGTTTTCCACCTCTGTCTGGTGGACCTCTTGGCAGCCCTGACCCTCATGCCTCTGGCCATGCTGTCCAGCTCCGCCTTCTTCAACAGCACCATCTTCGGCGAGGCCATGTGCCGTGTCTACCTCTTCCTGAGTGTCTGCTTCATCAGCATGTGCATCCTCTCCATCTCGGCCATCAACGTGGAGCGCTACTACTATGTGGTGCACCCCATGCGCTATGAGGTCAAGATGACCGTTGGCCTGGTGGTCTGCGTCCTGGTGGGGGTGTGGATCAAGGCAGTGGTCATGTCCGTCATCCCTGTCCTGGGCTGGCTCTCCCTGGATCGTTTCAGCACCTCCCCAGCCTACAGTGGCCGGAGCTGCTCACTGCAGTGGAGCCAGAGCTCCTACTGCAAGTTCTTTGTGGTTTTCTTTGCCATCTTCTACTTCCTCCTGCCTgtcctgatcatcctagtggtcTACTGTAGCATGTTCAAGGTGGCCAGGGTGGCTGCCATGCACCATGGCCCACTCCCCACCTGGATGGATACACCACGGCAGCGATCAGAATCCCTCAGTAGCAGGTCCACCATGGTGACCAGCTCGGGTGCCCCTCGGACTACCCCTCAGAGGatgtttgggggtgggaaggcTGCTATCATTCTCCTAGCAGTTGGAGGGCAGTTCCTCTTCTGCTGGATGCCCTATTTCTCCTTCCATCTCTATTCGGCTCTGAGCTCTCAGTCCTTCCCTGGCCGGCAGGTGGAGAGTGTAGTCACCTGGATTGGCTACTTTTGCTTCACTTCCAACCCTTTCTTTTACGGGTGCCTCAACCGGCAGATCCGCGGGGAGCTCAGCAGGCACCTCACATGCTTCTTCAAGCAGCCGCCAGAGGAGGACCTCCGGCTGCCCAGCCGCGAAGGCTCCATTGAGGAGAACTTCTTGCAGTTCCTGCAGGGGACAGGCTGCAACACAGAGAGCAGGAACGTTCTTGCCCACCCCTCTCCCAAAAGGGAGCCGCCCGGCATCGATTTCCGAATCCCCGGGCAGATTGCAGAGGAGACCTCGGAGTTCCTCGACCAGCACATCATGGTCTCCGACAGCTACATTCAGGCCGTGCCCAAGCCCGAGCTGTAG